In Clarias gariepinus isolate MV-2021 ecotype Netherlands chromosome 9, CGAR_prim_01v2, whole genome shotgun sequence, a single window of DNA contains:
- the LOC128530326 gene encoding protein-lysine 6-oxidase-like — protein MKNRVFKIFVLLSFGLLGCFLQAVHCEPRSESREAAGRHTAGSSRLAIRWSANGRVYNLLSHGSEYLPSRRRGNVDSNGPTLLIRESNETVPHVKSDSRPTRTEPGQTDSSDLMMADNPYEPYKSIRNELYNPYYNYYDSYYQPRSRNRVPPGYGTRYFQYGLPDLIPDAYYVQTSTYIQRVPMYNLRCAAEEHCLTSSAAHARDYDTRVLLRFSQRVKNQGTADFLPSRSRYAWEWHSCHQHYHSMDEFCNYDLLDASTQSKVAEGHKASFCLEDTSCDPGYQRRYACTSHTQGLSPGCYDTYNADIDCQWIDITDVKPGKYILKISVNPKYKVPESDYSNNIMRCDIQYMGNYVHTSGCSISQY, from the exons ATGAAGAACAgagtttttaagatttttgtgCTTTTGTCCTTTGGCTTATTGGGGTGCTTTTTGCAGGCTGTTCACTGTGAGCCGCGCTCTGAGTCCCGAGAAGCAGCAGGTAGGCACACGGCAGGTTCCTCTCGCCTGGCCATCCGATGGAGCGCTAATGGACGCGTGTATAACCTGCTGAGTCACGGCTCTGAGTATCTACCGTCTCGCCGACGAGGAAACGTGGACTCAAACGGACCTACACTGTTGATTCGAGAATCAAACGAGACCGTGCCGCACGTGAAGTCCGATTCCCGACCGACGCGCACAGAACCCGGGCAAACTGACAGTTCTGACCTGATGATGGCTGATAATCCGTACGAGCCTTACAAGTCTATTCGTAACGAGCTCTATAACCCGTACTACAACTATTACGACTCCTACTACCAGCCGCGCTCCAGGAACAGAGTTCCGCCGGGCTATGGGACGAGATATTTCCAGTATG GTCTTCCAGATCTAATTCCAGACGCTTATTATGTGCAAACTTCCACTTATATACAGAGAGTGCCAATGTACAACCTTAGATGCGCTGCTGAAGAACACTGCTTGACAAG CTCAGCTGCGCATGCGCGGGACTACGACACGCGCGTCCTGCTCAGGTTTTCCCAGCGCGTGAAGAACCAGGGTACTGCTGACTTTCTCCCCAGCAGATCACGATACGCATGGGAATGGCACAGCTGCCACCA ACACTACCACAGCATGGATGAGTTTTGCAATTATGATCTCCTAGATGCTTCCACTCAAAGTAAAGTAGCTGAAGGCCACAAAGCCAGTTTCTGTTTGGAAGATACCTCCTGTGACCCTGGCTACCAAAGGCGCTATGCCTGCACATCACACACTCAG GGTCTAAGCCCAGGATGTTATGACACTTATAATGCAGACATTGACTGCCAGTGGATTGACATCACTGATGTCAAACCTGGAAAGTACATTCTCAAG ATATCTGTGAATCCAAAATACAAGGTTCCAGAGTCAGACTATAGTAATAACATAATGCGCTGTGACATTCAATATATGGGCAATTATGTCCATACATCTGGGTGCAGTATATCTCA